A genomic segment from Bacteroidales bacterium encodes:
- a CDS encoding 1-acyl-sn-glycerol-3-phosphate acyltransferase, translated as MQTDKFENIRPYNQKEVVSAMKRLIKEPDFFKVIRFILPEWSVDEIKAEAIGITSSFDFQKVFMYKTIKKIFKKSSAGFTYSGIENLQPNEAYLFIANHRDIFLDSTIFEMVLYENKIETSQITFGSNLMTSKLLIDIGKINKMFTVNRSGNKQKMYNNSVILSEYIRDTIVNKKESIWIAQRNGRTKNGYDITQTGLLKMIDISGKKDYIENFRMLNILPVSISYEYESCDIQKVREVYMSKDSVYVKEPDEDIKSIISGVVENKGRIHLSFGKPISNELNSISKIKNNNTKIKLLANEIDKQIYSNYKLWKTNYIAADILKNDKIYSKYYTDIEKKNFIDYMNSKLNTLKGNYEEIKKIFLEIYANPVFNSKINETKNKL; from the coding sequence ATGCAAACTGATAAATTTGAAAATATCAGACCTTATAATCAAAAAGAAGTTGTTTCAGCCATGAAAAGATTAATAAAAGAACCTGATTTTTTTAAAGTAATCCGGTTTATTTTACCTGAGTGGTCAGTTGATGAAATAAAAGCTGAAGCAATTGGAATTACAAGTAGCTTTGATTTTCAGAAAGTCTTTATGTATAAAACTATAAAGAAAATTTTTAAAAAATCTTCTGCTGGATTTACTTATTCCGGTATTGAAAATCTTCAACCAAACGAAGCTTATCTTTTCATAGCTAATCATCGTGATATTTTTCTTGATTCCACTATTTTCGAAATGGTATTGTATGAGAATAAAATTGAAACTTCTCAGATTACTTTCGGTAGTAATCTTATGACATCTAAGTTATTAATAGATATTGGGAAAATTAATAAAATGTTTACTGTTAATCGTAGTGGTAATAAACAAAAAATGTACAATAATTCTGTTATTTTATCCGAATATATTCGTGATACTATTGTAAATAAAAAGGAATCAATATGGATTGCTCAGCGAAATGGGAGAACTAAAAATGGTTATGATATTACGCAAACAGGACTGCTGAAAATGATAGATATTAGCGGGAAAAAAGATTATATTGAGAATTTTAGAATGCTAAATATTCTACCCGTAAGTATTTCATATGAATATGAATCCTGTGATATTCAGAAAGTCAGGGAAGTTTATATGTCAAAAGATTCGGTTTACGTTAAAGAGCCTGATGAAGATATTAAAAGCATTATTTCAGGTGTTGTGGAAAATAAAGGACGAATACATTTGTCTTTTGGGAAACCAATTTCTAATGAATTGAACAGCATTAGTAAAATAAAGAATAACAATACTAAAATTAAACTACTTGCAAACGAAATTGATAAACAAATATATAGTAACTATAAACTGTGGAAAACAAACTATATTGCTGCTGATATTTTAAAAAACGATAAAATATATTCTAAATATTATACTGATATTGAAAAGAAAAATTTTATTGATTATATGAATTCTAAACTAAATACACTTAAGGGTAATTACGAAGAAATAAAAAAAATATTCTTGGAAATTTATGCCAACCCTGTTTTTAATTCAAAAATAAACGAAACAAAAAATAAATTATAA
- a CDS encoding 4Fe-4S binding protein — protein MNKILLKYQIAIFTFISFLIIGLIVWYIRDIRYFFLFAGIGTADAFSRVLVEHYPKLRQVFRRILMIFIGCFLFIGLSLIIGVNFQFPQIVFDTVYGIVTGALIQLIIARIILPFFLGNAFCSRACWDGAIFEFVNSSIKCNNKPKPRSNILAWGYLVFLVGLAIYVSLYWNVAQDINLRKKWIIGENIFIIAAGITLTKIWGSRAYCRRLCPFLTISGVISPISLFKITPVDADKCTACNLCNNACPMLIDVKEYVKQNKRINNPTCILCERCVSACPNNVISLSLKNHKL, from the coding sequence TATTAGAGATATCAGGTATTTTTTTCTTTTTGCAGGAATTGGAACAGCCGATGCTTTTTCACGAGTATTAGTTGAACATTATCCTAAATTAAGACAGGTATTTCGACGTATATTGATGATATTTATTGGTTGTTTCCTATTTATTGGATTAAGTTTAATTATTGGTGTTAACTTCCAATTTCCGCAAATTGTTTTTGATACTGTATATGGAATAGTTACAGGTGCGTTAATTCAATTAATTATAGCGAGAATAATTTTACCTTTTTTTTTAGGTAATGCCTTTTGTTCAAGAGCCTGTTGGGATGGAGCTATATTTGAATTTGTAAATTCAAGTATTAAATGTAATAATAAACCTAAGCCTCGTTCAAATATTCTTGCTTGGGGATACCTTGTTTTTCTTGTGGGTTTAGCAATATACGTGTCATTATATTGGAATGTAGCTCAGGATATTAATTTAAGAAAAAAATGGATTATTGGTGAAAATATATTTATTATTGCAGCAGGTATCACATTAACAAAAATTTGGGGAAGTAGAGCATATTGTCGTAGGCTTTGTCCATTCCTGACAATATCCGGAGTTATTTCACCAATTTCATTATTTAAGATAACACCTGTGGATGCAGATAAATGCACTGCTTGTAATTTGTGTAATAATGCATGCCCAATGCTTATTGATGTGAAAGAATATGTTAAACAAAATAAACGAATTAACAACCCTACTTGTATTTTATGCGAAAGATGTGTTAGTGCATGTCCTAACAATGTGATTAGTTTGAGTTTAAAAAATCATAAACTATAA
- a CDS encoding AMP-binding protein — translation MFIPRIEKRSKEEIKQYQEKRLPETLKYLKNNSRFYSTLFKKNNININEINTIKDLINIPATTKNDLQSKNNDFICVKRSKIVDFITTSGTLGDPVTFAMTDKDLDRLAYNEFISYSCADTSNEDVYQLMVTMDKRFMAGMAYFLGLRKLGAGIVRVGPGNPELQFDTIKRISPNGFITVPSFILKLIEYAETNNIDYKKSSIKKAVCIGEPIRNTDFSLNTLGKKIKEKWDIKLYSTYASTEMGTAFTECSAGKGGHHHPEMIIVEFLDDNNMPVKEGMAGEVTITTLGVEAMPLLRFKTGDICYHYIETCSCGRNTIRLGPVIGRKHQMIKYKGTTLYPPALYDILEEIDFIENYIVEVYTNNIGTDEILIKIGTKKKPENYEKIIKDHFRAKLRVAPNIELENPNVINKLQFSENDRKQIKYIDKRKTVIKQ, via the coding sequence ATGTTTATTCCCAGGATAGAAAAAAGAAGTAAGGAAGAAATAAAACAATATCAGGAAAAGCGTTTACCTGAAACATTAAAATATTTAAAGAATAATTCAAGATTTTATTCCACATTATTCAAAAAAAATAATATTAATATTAATGAAATTAATACAATTAAAGACCTCATAAATATTCCGGCAACTACAAAAAACGACCTTCAATCAAAAAACAATGATTTTATTTGTGTTAAAAGAAGTAAAATAGTTGATTTTATTACCACTTCGGGCACACTTGGTGACCCTGTTACTTTTGCAATGACAGATAAAGACCTTGACCGTTTGGCATATAATGAATTTATATCATATTCTTGTGCCGATACAAGCAATGAAGATGTTTATCAACTAATGGTTACTATGGATAAACGTTTTATGGCAGGTATGGCTTATTTTCTTGGATTACGCAAACTTGGTGCCGGAATTGTACGTGTAGGTCCTGGAAATCCTGAATTACAGTTTGATACAATTAAACGCATTTCTCCTAACGGGTTTATTACAGTTCCTTCGTTTATTTTAAAACTTATTGAATATGCAGAAACCAATAATATTGATTATAAAAAATCAAGTATCAAAAAGGCAGTTTGCATAGGAGAACCTATTAGAAATACAGATTTTTCATTAAACACACTCGGCAAAAAAATTAAAGAAAAGTGGGATATTAAACTATATTCTACATATGCATCTACTGAAATGGGAACGGCTTTTACTGAATGTAGTGCAGGAAAAGGAGGACATCATCACCCCGAAATGATTATTGTTGAATTTCTTGATGATAATAACATGCCTGTAAAAGAAGGAATGGCAGGAGAAGTAACCATTACAACCTTAGGGGTTGAAGCAATGCCATTACTACGTTTTAAAACAGGAGATATTTGTTATCATTATATCGAAACTTGTTCATGTGGTCGAAATACTATACGTTTAGGTCCTGTGATTGGTAGAAAACATCAAATGATAAAATACAAAGGAACTACATTATATCCTCCGGCTCTATATGATATTTTAGAAGAAATAGATTTTATTGAAAATTATATTGTTGAAGTATATACAAATAACATAGGAACCGATGAAATTCTTATTAAAATAGGAACAAAAAAAAAACCTGAAAATTATGAGAAAATTATTAAAGACCATTTCAGGGCTAAACTAAGAGTTGCTCCAAATATAGAACTCGAAAATCCTAATGTTATTAATAAACTTCAGTTTTCTGAAAATGACCGTAAACAAATTAAGTATATTGATAAAAGGAAAACTGTAATAAAACAATAA